From the Streptococcus sanguinis genome, the window ATCGGATTGATATCATGCCGGGCGGTGGCATTCATCTGGGCAATCGTCAGCAAATTATAGACAGTCTGGCAGTTGACCAGCTGCATGGAACTAAAATTGTATTTTAAGGAGGAGAAGGGCTCTAGCGGCTCCTAATAAAATGTTGGAACTATTTGAAAAATACAAGTCTAATCTAAATAAGCTTCAGACTTACGGCTTTAAGGAGTCTGATGGAGCTTACCGTTTCTCGCAGAAGATTATGAAGGGTGACTTTCGCTTGGAAGTGACTATCAGAGATGCAGAGCTAGACTATCAGGTTTTTGACTGCGATACTGATGACGCCTATGTGCAGGTCAAGATGGAGCAGGTGACGGGGGAGTTTGTCGGTCAGGTTCGTGAAGCTTGTCAGGCAGCTCTTCTGGCTATCCGTCAGCACTGTTTTGATGAGGTTGGCTTTCTCTATGAGCAGAGTAAGCGACTGCGGGATCATGCGGCTGAGGTTTATCAGGGGCAAATAGAGTACCTCTGGGAGAAGTCGTCCAGAAAGAGCTCGACCAAGGCTGGAGTTTTCCGCCACCAGGACAGTAAAAAATGGTATGGGGCTTTTCTGACCACAGACTGGTCTAAGTTTGAAGCAGAGCGAAGCGGCGCTATTGAGGTGCTAAATGTTAAGAATGATCATGTAG encodes:
- a CDS encoding MmcQ/YjbR family DNA-binding protein, with the protein product MLELFEKYKSNLNKLQTYGFKESDGAYRFSQKIMKGDFRLEVTIRDAELDYQVFDCDTDDAYVQVKMEQVTGEFVGQVREACQAALLAIRQHCFDEVGFLYEQSKRLRDHAAEVYQGQIEYLWEKSSRKSSTKAGVFRHQDSKKWYGAFLTTDWSKFEAERSGAIEVLNVKNDHVAELIQKKGIYPAFHMNKKYWLSLPLDDSLSDQEIFDLLAVSYQLTSKK